CGTTGCGGTTGCTGCCGATGATGAGCTGGCGGATGGGGACCCCCATCTGGCGAGCGACGAAGCCGGCGAAGGCGTTGCCGAAGTTGCCCGAGGGCACCGAGAAGGCGACCTCCCGACCCGGCGCGCCGAGGGCCCGGGCAGCGGTGACGTAGTAGACGACCTGGACCATGATCCGGGCCCAGTTGATGGAGTTCACCGCCGACAGCCGGAGCTGGTCGCGGAAGGCCTCGTCGTTGAACATGGCCTTCACCAGGTCCTGGCAGTCGTCGAAGGTGCCCTCCACCGCGATGTTGTGGACGTTGACCGAGTCGACGGTGGTCATGAGGCGGCGCTGCACCTCCGACACCCGCCCGGCGGGGTGGAGGATGAAGATGTCGAGGGCGTCGCGGTCGCGGCAGGCCTCGATGGCGGCCGAGCCGGTGTCGCCCGAGGTGGCGCCCACGATGGTGAGCCGCTCGCCGCGCCGCTGGAGCACGTAGTCGAAGAGCCGGCCGAGGACCTGCATGGCCACGTCCTTGAACGCCAGCGTGGGGCCGTGGAACAGCTCGAGGAGGTGGGTGCCCCGCGACAGCGGCACCAGCGGGCACACCTCGGGATGGTCGAAGGTGGCGTACGCGGCGGCGACGATGGCGGCGAAGGTGTCCTCGTCGATGGTGGCGCCGAGGAAGGGCCGCATGACCCGCGTCGCCACCTCGGCGTAGGGGGCGTCGGCGGGCAGCTCCCAGACCTCGGGGCCGAGCTGGGGCCACCACTCCGGCACGTAGAGGCCGCCGTCGCGCGCCAGGCCGCTGAGCAGGGCGTCGTCGAAGCCGAGCACGGGGGCTCGGCCGCGGGTGCTCACGTAGTTCACGACTCGTCGCCCATCACCCGCAGCAGGCTGGTGACCCGGCGGACGACCTCGAGGTCGTCGATGTCCCGCAGGGTTGCCTGCATGGTGGCCTCGTTGGTGGTGTGGGTGATGAGGTGGAGGCGGGCCTCGTCCTCGAGGCCGTCCTGCTCCATGGACCGGATGGAGACGCCGTGGTCGGCGAACACCCCGGCCACCGCGTGCAGCACGCCGGGGCGGTCGGCCAGCTCGAGGTTGATGTAGTACTCCGAGCGGACCTCGTCGACGGGGCGGATCGTGGCCCGAGGCAGGGCGCCGATGGTGGCGCTGGAGCCCTTCCGGCGGTTGGAGGCGGCGTCGATGAGGTCGCCGAGGATGGCGGTGGCGGTGGGGTCGCCGCCAGCGCCGCGGCCGTAGAGCATGACGTCACCCACGGCGTCGCCCTCGATGAACACGGCGTTGAAGCTCTCGCGCACCGCGGCGAGGGGGTGGTCGGCGGGGACCATGGCGGGGTGGACCCGCACGGCGATCGAGCCGTCTTCGTGGTGCTCGGCCACCCCCAGCAGCTTGACCACGTAGCCGAGGCGGGTGGCGTAGTCGATGGTCTCGGACGTGACCGCGGTGATGCCCTCGCAGTAGACGTCGTCGGCCACCACCGACGCTCCGAAGGCGACGCTGGCGATGATGG
The genomic region above belongs to Acidimicrobiales bacterium and contains:
- the thrC gene encoding threonine synthase; protein product: MNYVSTRGRAPVLGFDDALLSGLARDGGLYVPEWWPQLGPEVWELPADAPYAEVATRVMRPFLGATIDEDTFAAIVAAAYATFDHPEVCPLVPLSRGTHLLELFHGPTLAFKDVAMQVLGRLFDYVLQRRGERLTIVGATSGDTGSAAIEACRDRDALDIFILHPAGRVSEVQRRLMTTVDSVNVHNIAVEGTFDDCQDLVKAMFNDEAFRDQLRLSAVNSINWARIMVQVVYYVTAARALGAPGREVAFSVPSGNFGNAFAGFVARQMGVPIRQLIIGSNRNDILTRWLESGAMEITEVHATTSPAMDIQVSSNVERLLFELSGRDGEWVADQMARFRDERWVDFGPDVHGSLREVFDGARFEDDAVARVIAATLEHTGVLVDPHTAISLAAASVCQRDPSVPMVSMATAHPAKFPDEVEAATGIRPGLPERLDDLFDREEHVVTLPNDLRTIQHHVYQHARGVHS
- a CDS encoding homoserine dehydrogenase, whose translation is MTEPVRIGLLGCGNVGSAVLRLLASRGDAIEARTGLRLEIARVAVRTPDRAIAAGVPEAILTTDAAEVVSDPSIDVVVEVIGGIEPARTLILAALGAGKPVVTANKELIAQVGADLFAAAERTGVDLLFEAAVAGGIPLIRPLRESLAGERIRRVMGIVNGTTNYILTRMTEEGAGYDEALAEAQELGYAERDPTADVDGFDAAAKVAIIASVAFGASVVADDVYCEGITAVTSETIDYATRLGYVVKLLGVAEHHEDGSIAVRVHPAMVPADHPLAAVRESFNAVFIEGDAVGDVMLYGRGAGGDPTATAILGDLIDAASNRRKGSSATIGALPRATIRPVDEVRSEYYINLELADRPGVLHAVAGVFADHGVSIRSMEQDGLEDEARLHLITHTTNEATMQATLRDIDDLEVVRRVTSLLRVMGDES